A genomic window from Synechococcus sp. WH 8016 includes:
- the tyrS gene encoding tyrosine--tRNA ligase translates to MTVNRNSLPNWLARGMADLFPDGNPDDGDQALAARLAAAAKDGRPLRVKLGIDPTGSDIHLGHSILFRKLRAFQDAGHTAVLIIGDFTARIGDPTGKSATRVQLTTEQVEANATTYLRQLGQGQPKERALLDFETPGRLEVRRNSEWLEGLDLSQVIGLLGTATVGQMLAKDDFAKRYGSGTPIALHEFLYPLLQGYDSVAVDADVELGGTDQKFNVAMGRDLQRHFGQRTQFGLLLPILVGLDGVQKMSKSLGNTVGLEDDPLSMYSKLEKVGDAAIHDYLMLLTDLADEALPENPREKQKAMALAVTASRYGMEVAQKAQADAATLVAGSGAAAADVPEASLSAVNFPAKAFYLLSAVGICASSSEARRQIKGGAARLEGEKITDPNQEFASVSELEGKVLQLGKKTFRRLVP, encoded by the coding sequence ATGACAGTCAACCGCAATTCACTTCCGAACTGGTTGGCGCGGGGGATGGCCGATTTATTTCCGGACGGGAATCCTGATGATGGGGATCAGGCGTTAGCTGCGCGCTTGGCCGCGGCTGCCAAGGATGGCCGTCCACTTCGGGTGAAGTTGGGCATTGACCCAACAGGAAGCGATATTCACCTCGGCCACAGCATTTTGTTTCGCAAGCTGCGTGCTTTTCAGGATGCGGGGCATACAGCCGTCTTGATTATTGGTGATTTCACCGCTCGGATCGGTGATCCAACGGGCAAGAGTGCTACACGCGTTCAGCTCACAACGGAGCAGGTCGAGGCCAATGCGACGACCTATCTGCGCCAGCTAGGGCAAGGACAACCCAAGGAACGGGCCCTGCTTGATTTTGAAACTCCAGGACGCCTGGAGGTGCGACGCAACAGCGAATGGCTTGAGGGCCTGGACTTGTCTCAGGTGATTGGCTTGCTGGGAACGGCCACCGTGGGTCAAATGTTGGCCAAGGATGATTTTGCCAAGCGTTATGGGAGCGGTACCCCAATCGCTCTGCATGAGTTCCTCTATCCCTTGCTTCAGGGGTATGACTCTGTGGCTGTGGATGCTGATGTGGAGCTGGGGGGGACGGATCAGAAATTCAATGTGGCGATGGGGCGTGACTTGCAGCGTCACTTCGGCCAACGAACGCAGTTCGGCTTGCTCTTACCCATCCTTGTTGGTCTTGATGGCGTTCAGAAGATGAGTAAGAGCCTTGGCAACACGGTGGGCTTGGAAGATGATCCGCTGTCGATGTACTCCAAGCTCGAGAAAGTTGGTGATGCGGCCATTCACGACTATCTGATGTTGCTCACCGATCTGGCCGATGAAGCCTTGCCGGAGAATCCCCGTGAAAAGCAAAAAGCCATGGCTTTGGCGGTGACGGCAAGCCGCTATGGCATGGAGGTGGCCCAAAAAGCTCAGGCGGATGCTGCCACGTTGGTGGCTGGATCGGGTGCAGCAGCGGCGGATGTGCCAGAGGCATCACTTTCTGCAGTGAATTTTCCGGCCAAGGCGTTCTATCTGCTCAGTGCGGTGGGGATCTGTGCCAGCAGTAGTGAGGCGCGCCGGCAAATCAAAGGGGGAGCCGCACGCCTTGAGGGAGAGAAAATCACCGACCCCAATCAAGAATTTGCTTCAGTATCCGAATTGGAAGGGAAGGTTCTTCAGCTAGGCAAAAAGACATTTAGGCGATTGGTCCCTTGA
- a CDS encoding DUF1825 family protein → MAFFDSEIVQEEAKHLFGDYQQLMQLGSDYGKFDREGKKKFIDTMEDLMERYRVFMKRFELSEDFQAKLTVEQLRTQLGQFGITPEQMFEQMNQTLERMKSQLEQSEGQ, encoded by the coding sequence ATGGCCTTCTTCGATTCCGAAATCGTGCAGGAGGAGGCCAAGCATCTTTTTGGCGATTACCAACAGTTGATGCAGCTCGGGTCGGATTATGGAAAGTTCGACCGAGAAGGGAAGAAGAAGTTCATCGACACGATGGAAGACCTGATGGAGCGTTACCGCGTTTTTATGAAACGCTTTGAGCTCTCAGAAGACTTTCAAGCCAAGCTCACGGTCGAACAGTTGCGAACGCAGCTTGGGCAGTTTGGGATCACGCCTGAGCAAATGTTCGAACAGATGAATCAAACCTTGGAGCGGATGAAGAGTCAGCTCGAGCAATCGGAAGGTCAGTGA
- a CDS encoding response regulator transcription factor, translated as MDLTSQIPRLQTRSKQGHSLLRGSRTAIASADQVLMASWMGWFQDLGQLVAAATTEEECLQRLQTTDANLLICTDQLEGGNGPSLVRRAKQNNPSLKALLLVQRPILRTILQAIDAPCDGLCSHQNVGMGGVTAALTAMESDGTYHDAVIADVLRHGRLGRTASGAIPPELSLKEEDVLRGLCKGMSNQDIADSLVVSIDTVKSHIGSLLRKLQANNRTHAVVVAFQQGLIEIPTQPPRWNP; from the coding sequence TTGGATCTCACCTCCCAGATCCCCAGACTTCAGACACGCAGCAAGCAGGGTCACAGTCTTCTGCGCGGAAGTCGCACAGCGATTGCCAGTGCTGATCAGGTGTTAATGGCCAGCTGGATGGGCTGGTTTCAGGACTTAGGGCAGCTCGTTGCTGCCGCCACGACTGAAGAAGAATGTCTTCAGAGGTTGCAAACAACGGATGCCAACCTCTTGATCTGTACGGACCAGCTTGAGGGTGGCAATGGCCCGAGCCTCGTTCGGCGCGCCAAGCAGAACAATCCCAGCTTGAAAGCGTTGCTGCTTGTTCAGCGTCCAATTCTGCGCACCATCCTCCAGGCGATCGACGCACCCTGCGATGGATTGTGCTCCCATCAAAATGTCGGGATGGGAGGCGTCACAGCTGCGCTGACCGCCATGGAATCCGATGGCACGTATCACGATGCCGTGATCGCCGACGTTCTCCGGCACGGTCGACTGGGACGCACCGCCTCCGGCGCCATTCCTCCCGAACTGAGCCTGAAGGAAGAGGACGTGCTGCGTGGACTTTGCAAAGGAATGAGCAATCAGGACATCGCAGACAGCCTTGTCGTCTCCATCGACACCGTGAAATCCCACATCGGCAGCCTGCTGCGCAAACTGCAGGCCAACAATCGCACCCATGCCGTGGTGGTGGCTTTTCAACAGGGACTGATCGAAATCCCAACCCAGCCTCCACGCTGGAACCCCTAA
- a CDS encoding leucyl aminopeptidase — MQISLSSAQPQAWSGTVLALGIAEGDPNGWIPAMEERFSISLGDWLEQRKFQGKSGEQASLQLLNPNCSSLVLIGMGPLEALDVNSFRKAGAAAARASKEQAGSLGLLLPWNAVNPADAVSVAAQAVRLALYSDQRFRSKPEPSIHPERLELLGPLPNTLSSALEAVHPICAGVELARELVAAPPNSVTPSALADSAAQLAHEHGLDLKVLERSDCEARGMGSFLSVCQGSDMDPKFIHLTYRPSGPATRRVVLVGKGLTFDSGGYNLKVGAAQIDMMKFDMGGSAAVLGAMRSIAELRPEGVEVHMLVASCENMINGSAVHPGDIVTASNGTTIEINNTDAEGRLTLADALVYASELEPDAIVDLATLTGACVIALGDEIAGLWTGDDALAHALEGAAKDAGEGIWRMPMHQDYRKGLKSLLADLKNTGPRPGGSITAALFLKEFVQSSIPWAHIDIAGTVWSDKGRGMDPAGATGYGVRTLVNWVCAQTQQAEA; from the coding sequence ATGCAGATCTCCCTCTCTTCGGCCCAGCCACAGGCCTGGTCGGGAACCGTCTTGGCCCTAGGCATTGCAGAGGGGGATCCCAATGGCTGGATCCCAGCGATGGAGGAACGCTTTTCCATCTCCCTGGGCGACTGGTTGGAACAACGCAAGTTCCAAGGAAAAAGCGGAGAGCAGGCGAGCCTTCAACTCCTCAACCCCAACTGCTCATCCCTCGTGCTGATCGGCATGGGCCCTCTTGAAGCACTTGATGTCAATAGCTTTCGGAAGGCTGGAGCTGCTGCGGCACGGGCGAGCAAGGAGCAAGCAGGCAGCCTCGGATTGCTCTTGCCATGGAACGCCGTGAATCCTGCAGACGCAGTCAGCGTTGCAGCGCAAGCGGTCAGGCTTGCTCTCTACAGCGATCAACGCTTCCGCAGCAAACCCGAGCCCAGCATCCACCCCGAGCGTCTGGAACTGCTTGGCCCTCTCCCCAACACGCTCAGCAGTGCCCTCGAAGCGGTGCATCCCATTTGCGCGGGGGTCGAGCTCGCACGAGAACTGGTTGCGGCGCCTCCGAACAGCGTCACCCCATCCGCCCTTGCGGACAGCGCCGCTCAGCTGGCGCATGAGCATGGCTTGGACTTGAAGGTGCTCGAGCGCAGCGACTGTGAAGCCAGGGGAATGGGGTCATTCCTTTCCGTCTGTCAAGGCTCAGATATGGATCCCAAGTTCATCCATCTCACCTACCGCCCCTCAGGTCCGGCCACAAGACGGGTGGTCTTGGTGGGCAAGGGACTCACGTTTGATTCCGGCGGTTACAACCTGAAAGTGGGTGCTGCTCAGATCGACATGATGAAATTCGATATGGGAGGCAGTGCAGCCGTTCTTGGCGCGATGCGCTCGATCGCTGAGCTCCGCCCCGAGGGGGTGGAAGTGCACATGCTGGTGGCGTCATGCGAAAACATGATCAACGGATCTGCCGTGCACCCCGGTGACATCGTCACCGCGTCCAATGGCACCACGATTGAAATCAACAACACGGATGCGGAAGGCCGGCTCACCCTCGCGGATGCCTTGGTTTATGCATCCGAGCTCGAACCCGATGCCATCGTTGACCTGGCCACATTGACCGGAGCCTGCGTGATTGCCCTTGGCGACGAGATTGCCGGGCTTTGGACTGGAGACGATGCGCTTGCCCACGCCTTAGAGGGAGCAGCAAAGGATGCAGGGGAAGGGATCTGGCGCATGCCGATGCACCAGGACTATCGAAAAGGACTGAAATCACTGCTTGCGGACCTGAAAAACACAGGTCCTCGCCCAGGAGGCTCAATCACAGCCGCTTTGTTCCTCAAGGAATTTGTCCAAAGCTCCATCCCATGGGCCCACATCGACATCGCCGGCACGGTGTGGAGCGATAAAGGAAGAGGAATGGATCCTGCTGGAGCCACAGGCTATGGAGTCCGCACCTTGGTGAATTGGGTGTGTGCTCAAACCCAGCAAGCCGAGGCTTAA